Genomic DNA from Paracoccus aminophilus JCM 7686:
CTAAAGCCCGTGGAGAGATCATCGCGGGTGACAGCCCTCCTGAAAGGGGTATGACATTGACAATCCGATCTTTCTATCTCGCGGCGGCAATCCTCGGAACGCTGGTGCCCTGGTTCTTCTTCGGGTCCTTCTTCGCGCTGAACGGAGCTGCCCCTGCGCTCTTTGTGCAATCCCTCTTCGCGAATGGCCCGGCCGCCGGGTTCTCGGCGGATGTGCTGATTTCAATCGCGGTTTTCTGGGTCTGGTCGTGGCGCGATGCCCAACAGCACAGGGTCGCGCGCTGGTGGCTGGTTCTGCCGACGAGCTTCTGCGTCGGACTGTCCCTGTCGCTCCCGCTCTATCTCTATCTGCGCGAAGGTGAGCGCCCGCTTTGAGCCACGGTTGAGTGTGCATCCGGCTGCTCGCCCGGCCCGATCCGCCTCAGGATCGTGAACAGGCCGCGACCAGCCCGGGTCACACGACGACGCGCTTGATTGTCGAATTGCGCGTTATCAGCGCGGCCAATTGCATCAGTTCCTCTTCCAGACTGTCGCGATCCGGTGCCACGCCGCGTGAAATGCGCACAGATCTGGCATATCCCGGCGCGATCGCGAAGGCCGATGATGACACGATCGAGACCCCACCCTTCCCGGCCTATTCGGCAAAGACGTGGGCGTTCCAGTGATCGGGTAGAGCAGTGTTACGCCCAGTGCCCGCTCAGCGCCTCGCCGACTCTCCCGCCGTAGCGCGATCGCCTTCTAGCCTGCCGCCGATATCCGCGTCACGGTCTCGTCAGGATCGATGCACACGCTGCCGAGCGGTGACTGGCTTATCCTTATGCTGCCCGCTAAGATCTTCGCATGACAGAAATATTGCCGCCGTGCCCCGAATGCTCCTCCAGCTTCACCTATCAGGTGGATATGCTTTTCAACTGCCCTGAATGCGGCCATGAATGGTC
This window encodes:
- a CDS encoding DUF2834 domain-containing protein; the encoded protein is MTIRSFYLAAAILGTLVPWFFFGSFFALNGAAPALFVQSLFANGPAAGFSADVLISIAVFWVWSWRDAQQHRVARWWLVLPTSFCVGLSLSLPLYLYLREGERPL